CTATTGCCTAAGCCTCTAAAAGGTCGAGATTGAGGACAATGGTTTAAAAATACCACCTTTGCCTTATTTGTCGTGTAAGAATGCAAAAAATAAGCCAAtttaaaacaaacaaaaaacaaaaggcaaaaaagaaaaaaaggattcTTAGGAATGGATTTACTTGAACGAAATTGCAGTTAATCAATTTCTCCAAATCATCCAATCGAATGACATCGTGGTAAACATATCGTCGAATCTAgcgagaaaaatgaaaagaaaagaaaagaaaaaaaagcattagaagaggaaaagaaaaagggtatTTTGAATTGTAATTTTTTCTCTTTTGGATATAGGTACTTGGAGGAGACGATGAGAACGGTGGAGAGATAAGCAATGAGGGCAGACGCTGGTGTAGCAATCCAAACAAAAGATGTTCCTTAtgagaagaaatagaagaaagaaaacccAACATTTCGCCTTGTGAAAataggagaaaatgagagaatatGCTGCAGAGAAGGGTAGAACAACCCCAGGTAGAACCTGCATCACAACCAAAAGGAGCACTTTGCTTTCGCTCCTTCCGGCAATGGTAGGAATTCACAGTCACGGAGGTATTTCAATAGCCCGCCTTCCTCTCTCACCAGATGTTGCACCTGGAATGGTAGAGGAGAAAACCCAGATGAGGAAAATGCACGAAATGCCCTAAAGTGAGGTTTAATTTACGGTTGTGACCTTGCAGAAAAGAGAACAAAAAATATATGGGTCTTGCAGACTCCTCTCGCAGGTATAGCAGTTGTTGCCTGAGCCTCTAAAAGGGCGAGATTGAGGACGATGGTTTAAAAATACCACCTTTGCCTTATTCGTCCTGTAAGACTGCAAAAAATAAGCCAAtttaaaacaaacaaaaaaaaaaggcaaaaaaagaaaaaatgggatTCTTAGGAATGGATTTACTTGAATGAAATTGCAGTCAATCAATTTCTCCAAATCGTTCAATCGAATGACATCGTGGTAAACATATCGTCGAATCTAgcgagaaaaatgaaaagaaaaaaaaaagcattagaagaagaaaagaagaaaaagggtattttgaattgtaatttttttctcttttggatATAGGTACTTGGAGGAGACGATGAGAACGGTGGAGAGATAAGCAATGAGGGCAGATGATGGTGTAGCAAGCCAAACAAAAGatgttcttttcattcttcctcGCCGTCTCATGCATCAGACACGCGTTGAAGAACTTCTCTCTCAGCAAAGCTTCAAGCCAATGTGGAAAAGTAGAAAAACCCACCTACAAAAAAAACCGAAATATCAACAGCATTCGAATGAGAATATGCAACAGAAGCTTGAAAAGGTCCTTAtgagaagaaatggaagaaagaaaacCCAACATTCGTCTTGTGAAaatgggagaaaatgagagaatatGCTGACCTCTCTGCAGCATATTCTTTCATTTTCTCCCATTTTCACGAGGCGAAATGCTGGGgtttctttcttccatttcttctcaTAAGGACCTTTTCAAGCTTCTGTTGCATATTCTCATTCGAATGCTATTGATATTTCGGTTTTTTTATAGGTGGGTTTTTCTACTTTTCCACATTGGCTTGAAGCTCTGCTGAGAGAGAAGTTCTTTAACGCGTGTCTGATGCATGAGACGGCGAGGAAGAACGAAAAGAACATCTTTTGTTTGGATTGCTACACCAGCATCTACCCTCATTGCTTATCTCTCCACCGTTCTCATCGTCTCCTCCAAGTACCTATATCCAAAAGAGAAAAAATTACAATTCAAAataccatttttcttcttttcctcttataatgtttttttttttccttttttttttttcatttttctcgcTAGATTCGACGATATGTTTACCACGATGTTATTCGATTGGACGATTTGAAGAAATTGATTGACTGCAATTTCGTTCAAATAAATCCATTCCTAAGAatcccattttttttcttttttgccttttgCTTTTTGTTTGTTCTAAATTGGCTTATTTTTTGCAGTCTTACACGACGAATAAGGCAAAGGTGGTATTTTTAAACCATCGTCCTCAATCTCGACCTTTTAGAGGCTCAGGCAACAGCTACTATACCTGCGAGAGTTTGCAAGACCCATAAATTAAACCTCACTTTAGGGCATTTCGTGCATTTTCCTCATCTAGGTTTTCTCCACTACCATTCCAGGTGCAACATCTGGTGAGAGAGGAAGGCGGGCTATTGAAATACCTCCGCGACTGTGAATTCCTACCATTGCCGGAAGGAGCGAAAGCAAAGTGCTCCTTTTGGTTGTGATGTAGGCTCTACCTGGGGTTGTTTTACCCTTCTCTACAGCatattctctcattttctcccattTTCACAAGGCGAAATGCTGGgttttctttcttccatttcttctcaTAAGGACCTTTTCAAGCTTCTATTGCATATTTTCATTCGAATGTTGTTGATATTTCGGTTTTTTTGTAGGTGAGTTTTTCTACTTTTCCACATTAGCTCGAAGCTCTGTTGAGAGAGAAGTTCTTCAACGCGTGTCTAATGCATGAGATGATGAGGAAGAACGAAACGAACATCTTTTGTTTAGATTGCTACACCAGCATCTGCCCTCATTGCTTCTCTCCACCATTCTCATTGTCTCCTCCAAGTACCTATATCCAAAAGAGAACAAATTACAATTCaaaataccctttttcttcttttcctcttctaatgctttttttttcttttcttttcatttttctcgcTAGATTCG
This region of Magnolia sinica isolate HGM2019 chromosome 1, MsV1, whole genome shotgun sequence genomic DNA includes:
- the LOC131239277 gene encoding protein RGF1 INDUCIBLE TRANSCRIPTION FACTOR 1-like, which encodes MHETARKNEKNIFCLACYTIICPHCLSLHRSHRLLQIRRYVYHDVIRLNDLEKLIDCNFIQSYRTNKAKVVFLNHRPQSRPFRGSGNNCYTCERSLQDPYIFCSLFCKVTTVN